In one Corallococcus silvisoli genomic region, the following are encoded:
- a CDS encoding DUF2147 domain-containing protein → MNATRWFGLASLMLLLASNSLAEDKAPAEATGAVGRWTTIDDETKKPKSVIAIYEENGKLYGKIEKLFREPTEEQNPVCDKCQGALKDQPIIGMTILRDLKKDDDEWSGGTILDPANGKTYKCKIAVEEGGKKLKVRGYIGMSLLGRTQHWNRAE, encoded by the coding sequence ATGAACGCAACCCGGTGGTTCGGACTCGCTTCCCTGATGTTGCTGCTGGCCTCCAACTCCCTGGCCGAGGACAAGGCCCCCGCGGAGGCGACGGGCGCCGTCGGCCGGTGGACGACCATCGATGACGAGACGAAGAAGCCCAAGTCGGTCATCGCCATCTACGAGGAGAACGGCAAGCTGTACGGGAAGATCGAGAAGCTCTTCCGCGAGCCCACGGAAGAGCAGAACCCGGTCTGTGACAAGTGCCAGGGGGCGCTGAAGGACCAGCCCATCATCGGGATGACCATCCTGCGCGACCTGAAGAAGGACGACGACGAGTGGTCCGGTGGCACCATCCTCGATCCGGCGAACGGCAAGACCTACAAGTGCAAGATCGCCGTCGAGGAGGGGGGCAAGAAGCTGAAGGTCCGCGGCTACATTGGCATGTCATTGCTGGGCCGCACCCAGCACTGGAACCGCGCCGAGTAG
- a CDS encoding Kelch repeat-containing protein — protein MSPPLRFAALGLLALGIHMAGCLDVDGAVDRFCQANRVTCQDPGPAEDGGGEPDASVDGGDKPDGGTDAGSDGGPLETEPPGWKPVPPMQTRRMGHTATVLNDGRVLVVGGSSNGFSPTRSTELYTLSTNSWSDGGVLTTARMDHTATLLGDGKVVVVGGRGPSGSALSNAEVYDPETRAWTQYESIDLGARASHAAVRLPSGKVLVAGGGTSDYDGLNTSALYDPDSHTWTNAGNLNVGRSALTLTLLDEDMVMAIGGFNQNGAQTTAELYDSSQPDAGWRPLFARMKNGRNGHAATLLPSGEVLVTGSRVGSPGWVISSVERYDWETAAWIPQEDMKHARFVHTATALPSGDVLVTGGYSSTDYTAPRDSAELLRPDGGRELIAPMAAARAYHTATWLDAGGVLIIGGDSDGGVLNTAERYVP, from the coding sequence ATGAGTCCTCCACTTCGCTTCGCGGCCCTGGGACTGCTGGCGCTCGGCATCCACATGGCCGGGTGTCTCGACGTCGATGGCGCCGTGGATCGGTTCTGTCAGGCCAACCGCGTCACCTGTCAGGACCCGGGGCCCGCGGAGGATGGAGGAGGCGAGCCCGATGCAAGCGTTGACGGTGGGGATAAGCCGGATGGTGGAACGGACGCAGGGTCTGACGGGGGGCCGCTGGAGACCGAGCCACCGGGGTGGAAGCCGGTGCCTCCAATGCAGACGCGGCGCATGGGCCACACCGCCACGGTCCTGAACGATGGCCGGGTGCTCGTCGTTGGCGGGAGCAGCAATGGCTTCTCGCCGACGCGCTCGACGGAGCTCTACACGCTCTCAACCAACAGCTGGAGCGATGGCGGGGTCCTCACGACAGCGCGGATGGACCACACCGCCACCCTGCTGGGCGATGGCAAGGTCGTGGTGGTCGGCGGACGGGGTCCATCAGGCAGCGCGCTGAGCAACGCGGAAGTCTACGACCCGGAGACCCGTGCGTGGACCCAATACGAGTCCATCGACCTGGGAGCACGTGCCAGCCATGCGGCCGTCCGTCTGCCCTCGGGGAAGGTGCTGGTCGCGGGTGGCGGGACCTCGGATTACGACGGGCTGAATACCTCGGCGCTCTACGACCCGGACAGCCACACCTGGACGAACGCGGGGAACCTGAATGTCGGCCGAAGCGCGCTGACACTCACCTTGCTCGACGAGGACATGGTGATGGCGATCGGTGGCTTCAATCAAAACGGTGCGCAGACGACCGCGGAGCTCTACGACTCGAGTCAGCCGGATGCTGGCTGGCGCCCCCTCTTCGCGCGGATGAAGAATGGGCGCAACGGGCATGCCGCCACGCTATTGCCGTCAGGCGAAGTCCTGGTCACCGGCTCACGGGTGGGGTCGCCTGGATGGGTCATCAGCTCGGTGGAGCGCTACGACTGGGAGACTGCCGCGTGGATTCCCCAGGAGGACATGAAACACGCTCGCTTCGTCCATACGGCCACCGCCCTGCCCTCGGGCGACGTGCTCGTCACGGGCGGGTATTCCTCCACCGACTACACAGCCCCGCGCGACTCCGCGGAGCTCCTCCGGCCGGATGGCGGCAGGGAGCTCATCGCCCCCATGGCCGCCGCGCGCGCCTACCACACGGCCACATGGCTGGATGCCGGGGGCGTGCTCATCATCGGGGGCGACTCCGACGGCGGGGTCTTGAACACCGCCGAGCGGTACGTCCCTTGA
- a CDS encoding RNA polymerase subunit sigma-70, protein MSDERNPGTLAALLREHLPRGQSAELEAVEGWEALLHGHVEAARAAWPALPLPAESFVRHLARHLPAGKTLEVLRVLHAADLYLACACATGESAALRAFEQHLLRLVPSRLGRVSPSMLDEVLQMLRERLLVASGGAPPKISSYGGRGPLLTWVVIIAARIAGELVGRDERHQLVADPPEELARLLAPSNPEYALLREDARQLLVESLRKAVEVLPEQERTLLRLHHFHGFTMDRLTLLYGGSRSSVARRVADARELLLERVRMELTPRLKQDQLALESLLGLVNSRLDISLHGLLD, encoded by the coding sequence ATGAGCGACGAACGGAACCCAGGCACCCTCGCGGCGCTGCTGCGGGAGCACCTGCCACGGGGGCAGTCCGCGGAGCTGGAGGCCGTGGAGGGGTGGGAGGCGCTGCTGCACGGACACGTCGAGGCGGCCCGCGCCGCATGGCCCGCCCTCCCGCTCCCGGCCGAGTCCTTCGTGCGGCACCTGGCCCGGCACCTGCCCGCGGGGAAGACCCTGGAGGTGCTGCGCGTCCTCCATGCCGCCGACCTGTACCTCGCGTGCGCCTGCGCCACCGGGGAGTCCGCCGCCCTCCGGGCCTTCGAGCAGCACCTCCTCCGGCTCGTTCCCTCCCGGCTTGGGCGGGTGTCGCCGAGCATGCTGGACGAAGTGCTGCAGATGCTGCGCGAGCGGCTGCTGGTGGCCAGCGGCGGCGCGCCCCCCAAGATTTCGAGCTATGGGGGACGAGGGCCCCTGCTCACCTGGGTCGTCATCATCGCCGCGCGCATCGCCGGGGAGCTGGTGGGCCGGGACGAGCGCCATCAGCTCGTGGCGGATCCTCCCGAGGAGCTCGCGCGGCTGCTGGCCCCGAGCAATCCCGAGTACGCGCTGCTGCGCGAAGACGCGCGCCAGCTCCTCGTCGAGTCGCTGCGGAAGGCGGTGGAGGTGCTCCCCGAACAGGAGCGGACCCTGCTGCGCCTGCACCACTTCCACGGGTTCACGATGGACCGGCTGACGCTCCTGTATGGCGGCTCACGCTCCAGCGTCGCGCGCAGGGTCGCCGACGCCCGCGAGTTGCTCCTCGAGCGCGTCCGGATGGAGCTCACGCCCCGGCTGAAGCAGGACCAGCTCGCGCTGGAGAGCCTGCTGGGCCTCGTCAACAGCCGGCTGGATATCAGCCTGCACGGGCTGCTCGACTGA